The following are encoded together in the Gasterosteus aculeatus chromosome 7, fGasAcu3.hap1.1, whole genome shotgun sequence genome:
- the sms gene encoding spermine synthase, with translation MALRHYTLDFKLSAAVDSSSTVPDLLSIFHEQEMTETVHETNGHGYLGTFVGKNGWLAILRVHSHGLVTVDLQCYEEDDFAQVDNLLNALESKLKVILNGNITRIKRLPALVRGAEVDRYWPTTDNRLVEYDMDQLVYEEDSAFQNIKILHSQQYGNALILDNDLNLAESDLAYTLAIMGSGRENYTGKEVLILGGGDGGILSEMVKQKPKMVTMLDIDQKVIDACKKYMRGTCGNILDNLKGDCYQILVEDCVPVLKKYVQEGKTFDYVINDLTAIPISMEPEEDSTWEFLRLILDLSIKVLHPSGKYLTQGNAENMTESLGLYEEQLGRLSCPVGFSKEVVCVPSYLEQWVFYSVWKK, from the exons ATGGCACTGCGACATTACACCCTCGACTTCAAGCTCTCCGCGGCAG TTGACTCCTCCTCGACAGTTCCTGATCTACTGTCCATATTTCACGAGCAGGAAATGACGGAGACTGTCCATGAAACAAATGGACATGGATACCTTGGCACTTTTGTAGGCAAGAATGGCTG GCTTGCTATTCTGCGTGTACACTCGCATGGGTTGGTCACTGTTGATCTGCAGTGTTATGAAGAGGACGACTTTGCGCAAGTAGACAAT CTTTTAAATGCACTGGAATCTAAGCTGAAGGTGATCTTGAATGGCAATATAACAAGGATCAAAAG GCTCCCGGCCCTCGTACGGGGAGCAGAAGTTGACCGATACTGGCCCACAACTGACAACAGACTGGTCGAGTACGATATGGACCAGTTGGTGTATGAAGAAGATTCTGCATTTCAAAACATAAAGATACTGCACTCGCAGCAGTACGGAAATGCTCTCATACTGGATAATGACTTAA ACCTGGCAGAGAGCGATTTAGCCTACACCCTGGCCATCATGGGTAGCGGCAGAGAGAATTATACTGGAAAAGAGGTGCTGATAttaggaggaggtgatggaggcaTCCTTTCTGAGATGGTCAAACAAAAGCCAAAGATGGTCACCATGTTGGAT ATTGACCAGAAGGTGATTGACGCTTGCAAAAAGTACATGAGAGGCACCTGTGGAAATATCCTTGACAACCTGAAGGGAGACTGTTACCAA ATACTAGTAGAGGACTGCGTCCCGGTGCTGAAGAAGTACGTCCAGGAAGGAAAGACGTTTGATTACGTGATCAACGACCTGACCGCAATCCCGATATCCATGGAGCCAGAAGAAG ACTCTACGTGGGAGTTTCTGCGTCTCATCTTAGACCTGTCAATAAAGGTCCTGCATCCTTCGGGAAAATATTTAACACAG GGTAACGCCGAGAACATGACCGAGTCCCTGGGTCTGTACGAGGAACAGCTAGGGCGGCTCTCGTGCCCCGTGGGGTTTTCCAAAGAGGTGGTGTGTGTCCCCTCCTACTTGGAACA ATGGGTTTTCTACTCCGTGTGGAAGAAGTGA